The following proteins come from a genomic window of Malus sylvestris chromosome 4, drMalSylv7.2, whole genome shotgun sequence:
- the LOC126618708 gene encoding probable xyloglucan galactosyltransferase GT14 translates to MEKPLAGKYYKEKWFGVLVSFFLFFVLLCFDYSTSMLGVYSGVNLLVNKHVRPFYMKDSCFGRYIYIHDDLPTWFNYDLLANCQSLSTGSKALSDQGANTGDNMCPHLVNSGLGPQIGKPGKVLANKSWFITNPYLLEVIFHNKMKTYKCLTNNSNLASAIYVPSYTGLDASRHLWDFDHNVRDASAKDLVNWLTRRPEWKKMWGRDHFFVSGRTSWDFRRPDNGSDWGTNLRFLPGSMNMSMLSVEGSCWRNDLAIPYPTNFHPSNDSEVVQWQNRVKKYKRPHLFSFIGAPRPGMQKSIRGKLINQCQASNNCKFVHCGSPGINCNDPVTVMRVFEKSVYCLQPPGDSHTRRSAFDSLLAGCIPVFFHPATAYTQYLWHLPEKHTKYSVFIPVKEVEDLKEGMIEKTLLRISKERELTMREEVIRLIPKLVYADPRSRLESEDAFDLAVQGVLERIENVRKVIREGKDPSVGFADEDWTKFMFPEAPEEY, encoded by the coding sequence ATGGAGAAACCACTCGCCGGAAAGTACTACAAAGAAAAATGGTTTGGTGTACTAGTCtcatttttcttgttctttgTATTGCTTTGCTTTGATTATTCAACTTCAATGTTGGGTGTCTACAGTGGGGTAAATTTGTTAGTCAATAAACATGTTCGTCCATTCTACATGAAAGATTCGTGTTTTGGCCGCTACATTTACATCCACGATGATCTTCCAACATGGTTCAACTACGATCTCCTCGCAAACTGCCAGTCCCTTTCGACAGGAAGCAAGGCCCTTAGTGATCAAGGTGCGAATACTGGTGACAATATGTGTCCTCACCTTGTGAATTCGGGTCTTGGTCCTCAAATCGGAAAGCCCGGAAAGGTTTTGGCAAACAAGAGTTGGTTCATCACAAATCCCTACTTGTTAGAAGTCATTTTCCACAACAAGATGAAGACGTACAAATGCTTGACAAACAACTCCAATCTGGCTTCAGCCATTTATGTACCGTCATATACCGGCCTTGATGCGAGTCGCCATTTGTGGGATTTTGATCACAATGTCAGGGACGCGTCCGCGAAAGATCTTGTGAATTGGCTTACGCGGAGGCCTGAGTGGAAGAAAATGTGGGGGAGAGATCATTTTTTCGTTTCCGGGAGGACTTCTTGGGATTTCAGGAGGCCCGACAATGGTTCTGATTGGGGTACTAACTTAAGGTTTTTGCCGGGGTCGATGAACATGAGTATGTTGTCGGTTGAAGGAAGTTGTTGGAGAAATGACCTTGCTATACCGTACCCGACAAACTTCCATCCTTCAAACGATAGTGAGGTTGTTCAATGGCAGAACAGAGTGAAGAAGTACAAAAGGCCTCACTTGTTCTCTTTCATCGGTGCGCCGAGGCCTGGCATGCAAAAATCGATCAGGGGAAAACTTATCAATCAGTGCCAAGCATCAAACAACTGCAAGTTTGTGCATTGTGGTTCTCCTGGGATTAATTGTAACGACCCCGTTACAGTTATGAGGGTTTTCGAGAAGTCGGTCTATTGCTTGCAGCCTCCAGGTGATTCACACACAAGGAGATCAGCATTTGATTCTTTACTTGCTGGTTGTATTCCGGTCTTCTTTCATCCTGCGACCGCGTACACGCAGTACTTATGGCATCTGCCGGAGAAACATACTAAGTACTCGGTGTTTATTCCTGTGAAGGAAGTGGAGGATTTGAAAGAAGGCATGATCGAGAAAACTTTGCTTCGAATTTCAAAAGAGAGGGAATTGACAATGAGAGAGGAGGTCATAAGGCTGATACCGAAGCTGGTGTATGCAGATCCCAGGTCGAGATTAGAGAGCGAAGACGCGTTCGATTTAGCTGTGCAGGGAGTTCTTGAGAGGATAGAGAATGTTAGGAAGGTGATTAGAGAAGGGAAGGATCCTAGTGTTGGTTTTGCAGATGAGGATTGGACTAAATTCATGTTTCCGGAGGCACCAGAAGAATATTGA
- the LOC126618709 gene encoding probable xyloglucan galactosyltransferase GT14, with the protein MEKLPTVKCSQELWFALLISSALCIIFLSFDYSTFSGLDLLPNKKVDPIGVLNHSITDSSCFGRYVYMHDDLPEKFNSDLVRNCRFLTRGTDKPNLCMYFENYGFGPEIPNSEGVLSNRSWFSTNQFLLEFIFHNKMKRYKCLTNISSQASAVYVPFYAGLDASLHLWDSNLTVRDASAKELVSWLARKPEWAKLWGRDHFLVAGRISWDFRRQTDEVSDWGSKLRWLPESMNMTMLSVEGSSWNNDFAIPYPTNFHPAEEVDLVQWQNRMRKLDRPYLFTFAGAPRPDQQSSIRGKIIDQCVASSRCKLIDCSLGGNMDCDNPSSVMRVFQSSVYCLQPGGDSYTRRSTFDSILAGCIPVFFHPGAAYSQYLWHLPKNHSSYSVYIPVRVADDMPGSIEEILLGISKDKELSMREEVIRLIPNLSYSDPRSRLETEDAFDLAIKGILERIEDVRKVIREGNDPSIGFADEDSYKYTFHQKQEQT; encoded by the coding sequence TTGGGGTTTTGAACCACTCTATCACGGATTCATCATGTTTTGGTCGTTACGTTTATATGCACGACGATCTTCCTGAAAAATTCAACTCCGACTTGGTAAGAAACTGTAGGTTTCTCACCAGAGGAACCGACAAGCCAAATTTATGTATGTactttgagaattatggtttcGGTCCCGAAATCCCAAACTCGGAAGGGGTTTTGTCGAACAGGAGCTGGTTTTCCACGAACCAGTTCTTGCTGGAGTTCATATTCCACAACAAGATGAAGCGCTATAAGTGTTTGACAAACATCTCCAGTCAGGCTTCGGCCGTTTATGTCCCGTTTTACGCCGGCCTTGATGCGAGCCTCCATCTCTGGGACTCGAATCTTACGGTTAGAGATGCCTCGGCGAAAGAACTTGTGAGTTGGCTTGCGAGAAAACCCGAGTGGGCGAAACTGTGGGGGAGGGATCATTTCTTGGTTGCCGGGAGAATTTCTTGGGACTTCAGGAGGCAGACGGATGAGGTTTCGGATTGGGGTAGTAAGCTCAGGTGGTTGCCTGAGTCTATGAACATGACTATGTTGTCGGTCGAAGGAAGCTCTTGGAACAATGACTTTGCTATACCTTACCCAACAAATTTTCATCCCGCGGAGGAGGTCGATTTGGTTCAATGGCAGAACAGAATGAGGAAGCTAGACAGGCCTTACTTGTTCACTTTTGCTGGGGCACCGAGGCCTGACCAGCAGAGCTCGATTCGGGGGAAGATTATCGATCAGTGCGTAGCTTCGAGTAGATGCAAGTTAATCGATTGCAGTTTGGGCGGCAACATggattgtgacaacccgtcgaGTGTTATGAGGGTGTTTCAGAGCTCGGTTTATTGCTTGCAGCCCGGAGGGGATTCATACACCAGGAGATCAACTTTCGATTCCATTCTGGCTGGTTGTATTCCGGTTTTCTTTCACCCGGGTGCTGCTTATTCCCAGTATTTGTGGCATTTGCCAAAGAATCATAGCAGCTACTCCGTGTACATTCCGGTGAGGGTTGCGGACGATATGCCAGGCAGCATTGAGGAAATCTTGCTTGGAATTTCAAAGGATAAGGAATTGTCCATGAGAGAGGAGGTTATAAGGCTCATACCGAATCTGTCATACTCGGATCCCAGGTCTAGATTAGAGACCGAAGATGCATTCGATTTGGCTATCAAGGGAATTCTTGAGAGGATTGAGGATGTTAGGAAGGTGATTAGGGAAGGGAATGATCCAAGTATTGGTTTCGCGGATGAGGATAGCTACAAGTACACATTTCATCAGAAACAAGAACAAACTTGA